In Blautia sp. SC05B48, a single genomic region encodes these proteins:
- a CDS encoding ABC transporter permease subunit, translating to MKTIIKRSILDYLKNPVLWIGLIIIVASMYQCLSPYLQIHYIKQNEQITQNDVALEDADVMNGYIPTSDDKERRREWEDTIKETLMDTSQNGFGFSRQEANHVMKEIQNMDVKTASEFLESQYGYYNAIYAYEDLEIHKGTAEEINHYIERKLSEHSFSWYFAKKFTDFAGLHMAFFATVLLSFLFIQDTRKNTYELLHTKPVTAIQYICGKIISGFISMLGVLVILNVIFFMLCLKTSLESGFSVTPIDFCVNSLIYIVPNFLMICCVYTITALIFKNPLPAAPVLFLHIIYSNMLTKKNDIYYMRPFSIMVRFPGRFFETHAAKMSNINQIMLVISSVILVCISVAIWKRRRVH from the coding sequence ATGAAAACAATCATAAAAAGAAGTATACTTGATTATTTAAAGAACCCTGTTTTGTGGATTGGCTTGATTATTATAGTTGCCAGTATGTATCAATGTCTGTCACCGTATTTGCAAATTCATTATATCAAACAGAATGAACAGATCACACAAAATGACGTAGCATTGGAGGATGCTGATGTCATGAATGGGTACATTCCCACATCTGATGATAAAGAAAGAAGAAGGGAGTGGGAAGATACGATCAAAGAGACGTTAATGGACACCTCCCAAAATGGTTTTGGATTTAGCAGGCAGGAAGCAAATCATGTAATGAAAGAAATTCAGAACATGGATGTAAAGACTGCTTCTGAGTTTTTGGAATCCCAATATGGCTATTATAATGCAATATATGCTTATGAGGACCTTGAAATTCATAAGGGGACAGCAGAAGAAATCAATCATTATATCGAGCGAAAATTATCCGAACATTCTTTTTCCTGGTACTTTGCCAAAAAGTTCACGGATTTTGCAGGATTGCATATGGCCTTTTTTGCAACAGTCTTGCTATCATTTTTATTTATTCAGGATACACGAAAAAATACCTATGAATTATTACATACAAAGCCTGTTACGGCAATCCAATATATATGCGGGAAAATAATAAGCGGATTCATTAGTATGTTGGGCGTATTAGTAATTTTGAATGTTATATTCTTTATGCTATGTTTGAAAACGTCTTTAGAATCGGGCTTTTCGGTAACACCAATTGATTTTTGCGTGAATTCTCTGATCTATATTGTGCCGAATTTTTTGATGATATGTTGTGTCTATACAATTACAGCATTAATATTTAAAAATCCGCTTCCGGCAGCACCAGTTTTGTTTTTACACATTATATATTCGAATATGCTGACCAAGAAGAATGATATTTATTATATGAGACCGTTCTCTATTATGGTGCGATTTCCTGGCAGGTTTTTTGAAACACATGCAGCCAAAATGTCAAATATAAATCAGATTATGCTTGTAATCTCATCTGTTATATTAGTATGTATTTCTGTTGCAATCTGGAAAAGGAGGAGGGTTCATTGA
- a CDS encoding transporter has protein sequence MKTELKNCLSLYKIFYSCAFILILCVIHPIIYNEEIGSAIQSPIAFLTIIFCSDTYLMEVKNKRADVFHLYDQKKQLKVISQRVCVQILYLLILSCVGYVLFFWQKPGSVNEGVSGTQIFLLFFIAMFGTIWFWSICTVILCTLLRNMWAGIGCLFGIVIGLISKAGSSFFGNLGLFSFSFCEPTQLMSESWIYGTLVSFITGLFLFAVLPMALKKRG, from the coding sequence TTGAAAACGGAATTAAAAAACTGCCTGTCGTTATATAAGATTTTTTATTCATGTGCATTTATACTGATATTGTGTGTTATTCATCCGATTATATACAATGAAGAAATCGGTTCAGCAATTCAGTCTCCAATAGCATTTTTAACAATTATTTTTTGTAGTGACACATATTTGATGGAAGTAAAAAATAAGCGTGCCGATGTATTTCATTTGTATGATCAAAAAAAACAGTTAAAAGTAATATCACAGAGAGTGTGCGTTCAAATATTATATTTATTAATACTTTCCTGTGTTGGATATGTTTTGTTTTTCTGGCAAAAACCGGGCAGTGTAAACGAAGGCGTTTCGGGCACTCAGATATTCCTTTTATTTTTCATTGCAATGTTTGGAACTATCTGGTTTTGGAGTATATGCACTGTGATTTTGTGCACATTGCTTCGAAATATGTGGGCAGGTATTGGATGTTTATTTGGAATTGTCATTGGACTTATATCAAAAGCGGGAAGTTCATTTTTCGGAAATCTGGGATTGTTTTCTTTCAGCTTTTGTGAACCTACTCAATTAATGTCCGAGAGTTGGATTTATGGAACACTTGTGTCTTTTATAACGGGGCTGTTTTTATTTGCAGTATTACCAATGGCTTTAAAGAAAAGAGGATAG
- a CDS encoding ATP-binding cassette domain-containing protein produces the protein MSIRINDLTVRFKNGVVAVNKASLEIPKGIYGLLGENGAGKTTLMRVLTTVLKQTEGMVSLDGILYNEGNYEKIQKKIGYLPQEIDLYPNLTVKECLVYMGGLSGVSTNDLEQRITYYLEKTSLTEHQNKKMRQLSGGMKRRVGLIQALLNNPDFLIIDEPTTGLDPEERIRIRNLLVDFSKDRTVLFSTHVVEDLAATCTQLAIMKKGNFLYSGSVSGLLENAKGCVWNCTVQNAEEARLLEANYSISSKQYVENGIHMKVLSKGKPNENCVLDNDITLEDAYIYLTNS, from the coding sequence ATGAGTATTAGAATAAATGATTTAACAGTTAGATTTAAAAATGGTGTAGTTGCAGTAAATAAGGCATCTCTTGAAATACCCAAGGGAATTTACGGACTTTTGGGTGAGAATGGTGCTGGAAAAACCACTTTGATGAGGGTTCTTACAACCGTTTTAAAACAAACGGAAGGAATGGTTTCCCTTGATGGAATTCTGTATAACGAGGGAAATTATGAGAAAATACAGAAAAAGATTGGTTATCTTCCACAGGAAATCGACTTATATCCGAATCTTACGGTGAAAGAATGCCTTGTATATATGGGAGGACTATCAGGAGTATCCACAAATGACCTCGAGCAAAGAATTACCTATTATCTGGAAAAGACTTCTCTTACAGAGCATCAGAATAAAAAAATGCGGCAATTATCTGGTGGTATGAAGAGACGTGTCGGACTCATACAGGCACTTCTTAATAATCCGGATTTTTTGATTATTGACGAACCAACAACTGGGTTAGATCCGGAAGAAAGAATCAGGATCCGCAATCTTCTGGTTGATTTTTCAAAGGATAGAACTGTGCTGTTTTCCACTCATGTAGTAGAAGATTTAGCAGCAACCTGTACACAGCTTGCCATTATGAAAAAAGGAAATTTTTTATATTCCGGAAGCGTGAGTGGATTGCTGGAAAATGCAAAGGGCTGTGTTTGGAATTGTACGGTACAAAATGCAGAAGAAGCCCGTTTGTTAGAAGCCAATTATTCTATTTCATCTAAGCAGTATGTAGAAAATGGAATTCATATGAAAGTATTAAGCAAAGGAAAGCCAAATGAGAATTGTGTCCTGGATAATGATATCACTTTGGAAGATGCATATATTTATTTGACGAATAGCTGA
- a CDS encoding tyrosine-type recombinase/integrase produces the protein MGKNLKGKEIGKGIRQRKDGRYEARITIKGSGKPPFSIYGTNLQQLKKQRNMYLTEVLPGVPGFDSSMSVSKWYEKWMELYKVFKIKATTIRNYEDGFRRTEEYIGYMKLAEVKPEHILSMIKKLEDEGYARTSIIQSLSIVHQMFERAAASKMIPSDPTADVKLSKEVPGETLAEPAEENLDAKENCLSTVESHRFLETIEGNRYEELFLILMHTGMRIGEALALQWRDVNFDEKYLRVYKTLNRVKLYYDKQGKRLTEPYYITQITSPKKKKSVRLIPLPDIAIEAFRNWKEKQDQDKKVLGKKWGAENELLEKYPGLIFTTSTGMSYLPVNAEDECERIKNIVNKQESLVAKKEGREAEMLEVTPHSFRHTFVTRCVQSGMGPATVGKISGHSTQKMTEYYTHLEQGYVKDEYERYDKKYGKES, from the coding sequence ATGGGAAAGAATCTAAAAGGTAAAGAAATAGGTAAAGGGATTCGCCAAAGAAAAGATGGGCGTTATGAGGCCAGAATCACAATTAAGGGTTCTGGCAAACCGCCTTTTTCGATTTATGGAACAAACTTGCAACAGTTGAAAAAACAAAGAAATATGTATTTGACAGAAGTTCTTCCGGGAGTCCCGGGCTTTGATTCGAGTATGTCTGTTTCAAAATGGTATGAGAAATGGATGGAACTCTATAAAGTTTTTAAGATCAAAGCAACTACAATAAGAAATTATGAAGATGGTTTTAGAAGAACTGAGGAATACATTGGCTATATGAAGCTGGCAGAGGTCAAACCGGAACATATTCTTAGCATGATAAAGAAACTGGAGGACGAGGGATATGCCCGGACTTCAATAATACAATCATTAAGTATCGTGCATCAAATGTTTGAGAGGGCAGCTGCCAGTAAAATGATTCCATCGGATCCCACAGCAGATGTTAAGCTTTCTAAAGAGGTACCGGGAGAAACATTGGCAGAACCAGCAGAAGAAAATTTGGATGCAAAAGAGAATTGTCTTAGTACAGTCGAAAGCCACCGTTTTCTGGAAACTATTGAAGGAAACCGTTACGAGGAGCTTTTCTTGATCTTAATGCATACGGGAATGCGTATAGGTGAAGCGCTTGCCCTACAATGGAGAGATGTTAATTTTGATGAAAAATATCTCCGTGTATACAAAACGTTGAACAGAGTTAAATTGTATTATGACAAGCAGGGAAAGAGACTTACAGAGCCATATTATATTACGCAGATTACATCCCCGAAAAAAAAGAAAAGTGTCAGACTGATTCCGCTGCCAGATATCGCAATTGAAGCTTTTAGAAACTGGAAAGAAAAACAGGACCAGGACAAAAAAGTATTAGGCAAGAAATGGGGTGCTGAAAATGAGCTTCTGGAAAAATACCCTGGGCTGATATTTACAACATCTACAGGAATGAGCTATCTTCCTGTCAATGCTGAAGATGAATGCGAACGAATCAAAAATATTGTAAATAAGCAGGAATCACTGGTGGCCAAAAAAGAGGGTCGGGAAGCAGAAATGTTAGAGGTAACTCCGCATAGTTTTCGTCATACTTTTGTAACAAGATGTGTTCAGTCTGGAATGGGACCAGCTACAGTAGGTAAGATTAGTGGTCATTCTACTCAGAAAATGACAGAATATTATACGCATCTTGAACAGGGGTATGTGAAAGATGAATACGAACGGTACGATAAAAAATATGGAAAAGAAAGCTAA
- the mutS gene encoding DNA mismatch repair protein MutS — MMKEYIKTKEEYSDCILFYRLGDFYEMFFEDALTASRELEITLTGKDCGLEERAPMCGVPFHAAETYINRLIEKGYKVAICEQVEDPKKAKGLVKREVVRIVTPGTTLDTMSLDESKNNYLMSIVSIGDHFGCAIADITTGDCFLTELDKPQKLLDEINKFTPAEIICNDAFLLSGVDVADLKGRLGICVFALDPWYFDDQLCQKTLKEHFHVGNLEGLGIGDYDSGIIASGALFLYLKETQKTALSHMASIRPYSAEKYMLIDSSSRRNLELVETMREKQKRGSLLWVLDKTKTAMGARTLRSYVEQPLIDAEEIEKRLGALEELNAKPMERDEIREYLNPIYDLERLISRISYKSANPRDLVSFASSLEMLPYIKQILAEFKSPLLMQINEDMDPLSDITALIRNSIADDPPLAQKDGGIIREGYNEDVDKFRRSRTDGKKWLSELEAREREHTGIKSLKIKYNRVFGYSLEVTNTFKDLVPENYIRKQTLTNAERYITQELKDLEDLILGAEDKLYALEFELFSDIRDQVGAEVVRIQRTAKAVAALDVFASLALVAQRNNFVRPKINETGLIDIRNGRHPVVEQMIENDMFIPNDTYLDNHKKRISIITGPNMAGKSTYMRQTALIVLMAQIGSFVPADSANIGVVDRIFTRVGASDDLASGQSTFMVEMTEVANILRNATSRSLLILDEIGRGTSTFDGLSIAWAVIEHISNTKLCGAKTLFATHYHELTELEGKLSGVNNYCIAVKEKGDDIVFLRKIVKGGADKSYGIQVAKLAGVPDSVIQRAKELVEELSDADITAAVKDLTAPKKKQKITYDQVDMAQMSLFDTVQDNDIIEEIKNLEIGNLTPMEALNILYNLQNKIKNRW; from the coding sequence ATGATGAAAGAATACATAAAGACCAAAGAAGAGTACAGCGACTGTATCCTTTTTTACCGTCTGGGCGATTTTTATGAAATGTTCTTTGAGGATGCACTGACTGCATCCAGGGAACTGGAAATTACACTTACAGGAAAAGACTGCGGACTGGAAGAGAGAGCGCCCATGTGTGGCGTTCCTTTTCATGCTGCGGAAACTTATATCAACCGGCTGATTGAAAAGGGCTATAAGGTTGCCATCTGCGAACAGGTAGAAGATCCGAAAAAAGCCAAGGGTCTTGTTAAACGAGAGGTTGTCCGCATTGTCACACCGGGAACTACTCTGGATACCATGTCACTGGACGAGTCCAAAAACAATTATCTGATGTCCATTGTCTCCATCGGAGATCATTTTGGCTGTGCAATTGCAGATATCACAACCGGTGACTGTTTTCTCACAGAACTGGATAAACCACAGAAGCTTCTGGATGAGATCAATAAATTTACACCTGCAGAGATCATCTGCAACGACGCCTTTCTTTTAAGCGGTGTGGATGTAGCGGATCTGAAGGGGCGTCTTGGGATCTGTGTATTTGCTCTGGATCCCTGGTACTTTGACGACCAGCTGTGTCAGAAAACCCTGAAAGAGCATTTTCACGTAGGAAATCTGGAAGGTCTCGGGATCGGAGATTATGACAGCGGGATTATTGCCTCCGGTGCACTGTTCCTGTATCTGAAGGAAACACAAAAAACAGCACTTTCCCATATGGCAAGCATCCGCCCGTACTCTGCTGAAAAATATATGCTCATCGACAGCTCCAGCCGTCGTAACCTTGAGCTTGTGGAAACCATGCGCGAAAAGCAGAAAAGAGGTTCTCTTCTCTGGGTTCTGGATAAGACCAAAACCGCCATGGGTGCAAGAACCCTTCGTTCTTATGTGGAACAGCCTCTGATTGATGCAGAGGAAATTGAAAAGAGACTTGGTGCCTTGGAAGAACTGAACGCAAAACCTATGGAACGTGATGAGATCCGAGAATACTTAAATCCAATCTACGATCTGGAACGTCTGATAAGCCGTATCAGCTATAAATCCGCCAACCCAAGAGATTTGGTTTCCTTTGCCTCTTCCCTGGAAATGCTGCCGTATATAAAGCAGATCCTTGCAGAATTTAAATCTCCGCTGCTTATGCAGATCAACGAAGACATGGATCCACTGTCAGACATTACCGCTCTGATCCGTAATTCCATTGCTGATGATCCGCCCCTTGCCCAGAAGGACGGCGGTATCATTCGGGAAGGTTATAACGAAGATGTGGATAAATTCCGCCGCTCCCGGACAGATGGAAAGAAGTGGTTATCTGAATTGGAAGCAAGAGAGCGAGAACACACCGGTATTAAGAGCCTGAAGATCAAATATAACCGTGTATTCGGCTATTCCCTAGAAGTTACCAACACCTTCAAGGATCTCGTGCCGGAGAACTATATCCGCAAACAGACTCTTACCAACGCAGAGCGTTACATCACCCAGGAGCTGAAGGATCTGGAGGATCTGATCCTTGGAGCGGAAGATAAACTTTATGCATTAGAATTTGAACTGTTTTCAGATATCCGTGATCAGGTTGGAGCTGAGGTTGTCCGTATCCAGCGTACTGCAAAGGCAGTAGCGGCTCTGGATGTTTTTGCTTCCCTTGCACTGGTTGCACAGAGGAATAACTTTGTCCGGCCCAAGATCAATGAAACCGGCCTCATTGATATCCGAAATGGCCGCCACCCGGTTGTGGAACAAATGATTGAAAACGATATGTTCATTCCAAATGATACGTATCTTGACAACCACAAAAAACGCATCTCCATTATCACAGGACCGAACATGGCCGGAAAATCCACATACATGCGCCAGACAGCGCTGATCGTACTGATGGCACAGATCGGAAGCTTTGTTCCTGCGGACAGTGCGAATATCGGTGTGGTTGACCGGATCTTCACCCGTGTGGGAGCATCCGATGACCTTGCAAGCGGACAGAGTACCTTTATGGTGGAGATGACAGAGGTTGCCAACATTCTTCGTAATGCCACTTCCCGAAGTCTTCTGATCCTGGATGAGATCGGACGTGGAACCAGTACCTTTGACGGTCTTTCCATTGCCTGGGCAGTGATCGAACACATCAGCAATACCAAACTCTGCGGCGCCAAGACCTTATTTGCGACCCATTATCATGAGCTTACCGAACTGGAAGGTAAGCTTTCCGGTGTCAACAACTACTGTATCGCTGTCAAGGAAAAAGGCGACGACATCGTATTTCTGCGTAAGATCGTAAAAGGCGGAGCAGATAAAAGCTATGGTATCCAGGTAGCCAAGCTTGCCGGAGTTCCGGATTCCGTGATCCAGCGTGCCAAGGAACTGGTAGAGGAGCTCAGTGATGCAGATATCACCGCAGCTGTAAAAGATCTGACCGCTCCAAAGAAAAAGCAGAAAATCACCTACGATCAGGTAGATATGGCACAGATGTCACTGTTTGACACGGTACAGGACAATGATATCATTGAAGAGATCAAAAACCTGGAGATTGGAAATCTGACACCAATGGAAGCTTTGAATATTCTCTATAACCTGCAGAACAAAATTAAGAACCGGTGGTGA